A single window of Zea mays cultivar B73 chromosome 10, Zm-B73-REFERENCE-NAM-5.0, whole genome shotgun sequence DNA harbors:
- the LOC103641794 gene encoding uncharacterized protein, whose amino-acid sequence MEQSREDDARRNKESETGAKDEMVVYFSIPVFFAIIILAACGVVLADVVTSIWGFAVSSLSSSSSHVKAWWHSRPVLLFRLGGVTTLRQKLNDPFAMCQDSMEPGEKVRTLSCNHMFHYGATVKCQKTLDEWLLKEEMSCPICRGIPHPVLPWKRPPPSLLML is encoded by the coding sequence ATGGAGCAATCGAGAGAAGACGACGCAAGACGCAATAAAGAGTCAGAGACAGGAGCGAAGGACGAGATGGTCGTCTACTTCAGCATCCCCGTCTTCTTTGCCATCATCATTCTAGCCGCGTGCGGCGTCGTTCTCGCCGATGTCGTCACCAGCATCTGGGGCTTTGCTGTGTCCTCGTTATCGTCATCATCGTCCCATGTCAAGGCATGGTGGCATTCGCGACCGGTGCTCCTCTTCAGGCTCGGCGGCGTCACCACCCTGAGGCAGAAGCTGAACGACCCGTTCGCCATGTGCCAGGACAGTATGGAGCCCGGTGAGAAGGTCCGCACGCTCTCCTGCAACCACATGTTCCACTACGGCGCCACCGTCAAGTGCCAGAAGACCCTCGACGAATGGCTTCTCAAAGAGGAGATGTCCTGCCCAATCTGCCGCGGGATTCCCCATCCCGTGCTGCCGTGGAAGCGGCCACCGCCATCGTTGCTGATGTTGtag